One Globicephala melas chromosome 18, mGloMel1.2, whole genome shotgun sequence DNA segment encodes these proteins:
- the CDX2 gene encoding homeobox protein CDX-2, with amino-acid sequence MYVSYLLDKDVSMYPSSVRHSGGLNLAPQNFVSPPQYPDYGSYHVAAAAAANLDSAQSPGPSWPPAYGAPLREDWNGYAPGGATAAANAVAHGLNGGSPAAAMGYSSPADYHPHHHPHHHPHHPAAAPSCASGLLQTLNPGPPGPTVTAAAEQLSPGGQRRNLCEWMRKPAQPSLGSQVKTRTKDKYRVVYTDHQRLELEKEFHYSRYITIRRKAELAATLGLSERQVKIWFQNRRAKERKINKKKLQQPPSSQPQAPQPQPGPLRSVPEPLSPVSSLQGSVPGPVPGVLGPTGGVLNPTVTQ; translated from the exons ATGTACGTGAGCTACCTCCTGGACAAGGACGTGAGCATGTATCCCAGCTCCGTGCGCCACTCCGGCGGCCTCAACCTGGCCCCGCAGAACTTCGTCAGCCCCCCGCAGTACCCGGACTACGGCAGCTACCATGtggcggccgccgccgccgcgaaCTTGGACAGCGCGCAGTCCCCGGGACCGTCCTGGCCGCCCGCGTACGGCGCCCCGCTCCGCGAGGACTGGAACGGCTACGCGCCGGGGGGCGCGACGGCCGCCGCCAACGCCGTGGCCCACGGCCTCAACGGGGGCTCCCCGGCCGCCGCCATGGGCTACAGCAGCCCCGCCGACTACCACCCGCACCACCACCCGCACCACCACCCGCACCACCCGGCCGCCGCGCCCTCCTGCGCCTCGGGCTTGCTGCAGACGCTCAACCCCGGCCCCCCCGGGCCCACCGTCACCGCCGCCGCCGAGCAGCTGTCCCCCGGCGGCCAGCGGCGGAACCTGTGCGAGTGGATGCGGAAGCCCGCGCAGCCGTCGCTCGGCAGCCAAG TGAAAACCAGGACGAAAGACAAATACCGAGTCGTGTACACGGACCACCAGCGTTTGGAGCTGGAGAAGGAGTTTCACTACAGTCGCTACATCACCATCCGGCGGAAAGCCGAGCTGGCCGCCACGCTGGGGCTCTCCGAGAGGCAG GTTAAAATTTGGTTTCAGAACCgcagagcaaaggaaaggaagatcaACAAGAAAAAGCTGCAGCAGCCGCCGTCGTCCCAGCCACAGGCTCCCCAACCGCAGCCAGGTCCCCTGAGAAGTGTCCCGGAGCCCCTGAGTCCCGTGTCTTCCCTGCAGGGCTCGGTGCCTGGCCCTGTCCCTGGGGTTCTGGGGCCGACTGGGGGGGTGTTAAACCCCACTGTCACCCAGTGA
- the URAD gene encoding putative 2-oxo-4-hydroxy-4-carboxy-5-ureidoimidazoline decarboxylase, with product MVILQGERANHVTCSQEAEREEDRALVTGLSKPSIICDLMSTDCGDGGARGLGWVGGTGAGGAPSLLTPLVAPPHVLGPCFPRKPLGARYRAPAACLCFSAGQEGVLRCHPDLVGRELQRGELSAESQREQSAAGLTSLGAAERLWLAELNAQYRARSGFPFALAARLSNRAAVPRERARRLHCPPAQELNTPLGEVKKMGRRRLADLLGSQAAES from the exons ATGGTCATCTTGCAAGGAGAGAGGGCCAACCATGTGACATGCTCCCAAGAGGCtgagagagaagaggacagaGCGCTGGTCACTGGCCTGAGCAAGCCGTCCATCATCTGTGACCTGATGAGTACAGATTG CGGGGATGGAGGGGCGCGAGGTTTGGGATGGGTTGGAGGGACGGGTGCGGGGGGCGCCCCGAGCCTCCTGACACCCCTAGTTGCCCCTCCTCACGTCCTGGGACCCTGCTTCCCTCGGAAACCCCTCGGGGCGCGGTACCGCGCTCCCGCCGCGTGTCTGTGTTTCTCCGCAGGCCAGGAGGGCGTCCTGCGCTGCCACCCGGACCTGGTGGGCCGCGAGCTGCAGCGGGGCGAGCTCAGCGCCGAGTCGCAGCGGGAGCAGAGCGCCGCGGGCCTCACGAGCCTGGGCGCGGCCGAGCGGCTCTGGCTGGCCGAGCTCAACGCGCAGTACCGCGCGCGCTCCGGCTTCCCCTTTGCGCTCGCCGCGCGCCTCAGCAACCGGGCGGCGGTGCCCCGCGAGCGGGCGCGCCGGCTGCACTGCCCACCCGCGCAGGAGCTGAACACCCCACTGGGCGAGGTGAAGAAGATGGGCCGCCGGCGTCTCGCCGACCTCCTCGGGAGCCAAGCCGCCGAGTCGTAG